ATCTAATtctttaagaagaaaaaaaaaagtaaaatatctaGCCACACGGTTTCAAATGGATTGAGGCGAATCTATGTATTGATCGTGGTCTCTCCTCTCCAAATCCAAATAAGCCCACGTCTTTCTCTCACTGTGGCATATTGACAGGTGGATCACATTAAAGATTGGATAGTGGGGATTAAATGATCTCATATGGCTAGGTTTTGATTCATGAATATAAAAAGCAACACTTCACTACTACAATGCTGCCACTCTTCACAAAAGCAACACTTCACTAAAGTCAAAAATCAATACTCTGTTACCTGAttctttaaggaaaaaaaaaaagtaaaatatctgGCCACACGATTTCAAATGGATTGAGGTGAATATTTGTATTGATTGTGGTCTCTCCTCTCCAAATCCAAATAAGCCCAAGTCTTTCTTTCACTGTGTCTATAGGTATGTTTTCCCTCTTTCACTAAAGTTTTGTGACGCATGGGTAGGATCACAGCAAAGCTAGctttgaggggaaaaaaataagagtgagagagagactgagagaggtGTGAGCGTTTTTAGGTTAGTTTTGGTTTATAAACTAACCGGCCAATAACCAGTTCAACCATACTTGTAACACCCCAACCcaactttataattaaactatgtgtGAGTggttaattactattttaagccactttctttttataattaatataagagtatttaataaacatattattttataatacattgaataagaattgtaaagattataaataattgaatggctatttgtattttatatatatatatatatatatatatatatactatgtacaaaattatattaagtggTTTGAGTTATTAGATACATAGTTGGTGTTTTAATTAAGCATGATGCATAAGATGTTATGGTAGATTTCCACCCACACATGCAACCAATGGAAATTCAACACATATAATGCCAAAGCATCATGCATGTTGACACATGTCATCCCCTTAAACCCCAAAGACCAAGACTTGGCCGGCCATGCAATGAGTAAGCTCTACCTAATCTCTTCTTTGACTTTGTCAAAGTAACTAGAGCATCCAAGAAGCCTCTCTCTTCCCACAGGACCACACAAATCAGAATTTTCTCACCTCACTttgctctcttttctcttaaggAAAGAGCTAAAAGCTCTCTTGAGTCTTCTCTCAAACCCATGGGTCAACAcctcaaaaggaaaataaatctCCATATAATTTATTCTTCATACTCTCTCAAAGAAACTACCCTCTTAAGCTCTCTACCTCTCATATTTTCGGGTCCAGCCACTAGAAAAGGGAGATCCTTTCATGCAAGAGTGATTCTATTCCTATTTTCCTCTCAAGAACCAGAAACTTGATAAGGGTTCTAGCTACTCTCATCTTAGAATACATTATTTCTTCATGGAATTTTTAGTAAAGGTATTTGTGGTTTGTGAAATTAGGAAATTGTGAACTTgtaagtctatatatatatatatatagtgttttaagaagctttgaaactgtgttggtgatttgttgaaagtagattagggtttttactaattaatgattGTATATGATTAAGGAAGTAAGATAAAGTTAGAGTGAGTACTTTTGCTGTTACTGGTgggattttttttgtatttaattttgctATAAATGGTTAAATGACTATATGTAAGTGTTTTCTAACATGTCTAATGAGTATATAAAAAtccccatatgaaaataccattgtttgataattatttgtgaatttacaagaaaatattgcaaagctgtcactgtgacagattctgtgtttacacatgataaattatgtattaaattatatacaGTGAATTATGATGCTAGGAGTAGTTCTTACGAATGGTAAGACACATTTGGTTGTTTTGGAAGtggtctcacagcatttggatcaatataaaaataatggtttaatttctaatttgcatgaaattctgtcaggacagatttgagtatgttatcttgtatgatttttagtaaatcatggttTCATGATTTGACTCCAAAATTGATATGATATTTACTAAAAATCCAAAGGagtttctttataaaatttcatgaaGATTGGATGTGTTTAGAtagcccatttgtattttaaaaatgaggCATGTGCTGCTGAAATAAGCAGTAAACAGTAAATGACAACTCTgactttgaggatttaattctaaagttagggtaaatgttttgagctataatttaatatgctttTCTTTTGGTATATCGGTATCATAGATTAATTTTGTGTAACTTGGTTCAAGTTTTAGTACTCAAAGGAGGGTTCTAAACCATTTTACTGCTTTTTCATGTTGCCATATGAGTGTATATGGTTATATGACCATGCTTAAAAGGGTTTATGTTTATGCATGCATTATTGCCTTAATCTCAAGCACATTTTTATATGAAGTTGGCTCCTCTAGAGATATGATATAAATATGAGAGTGatggtttttctttagtttggtaCATCATTTGTTAATGCGTTCATAATATGTCTGTGAGAACCTCgttgaggtgggattaggatttCTTTGGTTCTAAGATATAGGTtttgagatgaatgtgtaagtttatgataaggaataattaataataataagttttaatatttggtttaggtgttaccagcCCCAAGTCTGAGCTTCTTCAACTTTAGGCTCTCGGTTTCTCTGCTTTCAGATAAGGATAAGTTATATgagcatttggtaagtcatgaggttattttaaagtgtattatgcattaaaaatgattttgattagagatatgacATGTAATCATGTTTTAGATAAAGATATGTTCGTAAGCTTTCGAaaccttatgtatatgatttaagcatattgatgctattactaattccacgaacatgatgtttaaagaaaacaatggAAATGCTATTATTGTGAAATGTAATGCAAACTATGAATTTTAGTATGATGTataagtatgaaatgttttcgggttatgtcctctggtGATTTGAACTCAGCCAGTAGAGGTTAACTATTagctttccatggaaaatgtTATATGATTGACTATTAAAAGTGGGACTAGCTCTGCTGTACCCGCCCTTGTTGGTAACGGCCAACTTGTGGAGGATGCCAACCTACCCCCATGATTGAAGATATGTATTATGATGTGATCCCAGGAATACCTGGCATTGTGGGGAATGCTGGATGCCTAGCACAATGGTGCTAGAAACCTCCCAAATAAGTACAGACTTATCAGATATGGACTAAACCAATATGTTATGAACAactatattatgttattaattATAAGAGAATAATTCTTTTTAAATGTATTACGAAAAGTTGAAAGCTCCCatgaaaagaataaatttatGATGCATAGAAAAGCTGttatttaaagataaaaatttctGAAGTTCTGTTGTGCTTAAAAGATAAAGAACCTGATGGAAAGGTTTTAGTGTTCCATAaagataaagtttctgatgaaaaTACAAGTTTATGTTAAAAAGTTATCAGATATCTGTTCTTTAtgaaatgttaagtttcatgagtatgaaagttataatattttacgagaagaagtttataaagaaaagttttcttattagttaagatgtttctagtttaagACAAAGTTACCAATtatctaattaaaattaaaatgattattttgtaatgagaatatatatatgtatatatatatatatgtatgaataTGATTCTAAACAatcaatattatatttggtgacttcataagaaatgaaagaaatatcctaaaggttttggtaatattattctgataagaaaagggagaacaattattttcttaCGAAGAgcgtataagttattattataaatagtataaaatactatacatgaaaagatgttctcctatctgaacatttataaaatgaaatgatttgatttacatgcattcttattaaattcTTATGTATCTTACCCTTACTGAGCTAACtccttccactctttcagtcaACAGGTTTTAGTTTGgagcagagggagccttagtcgagttttggaaggaactagttttagtttaaaagtATAGATCCCAAATTAGCAATTTGATGTTTAGCTTTGCAGTATTAGGTATTTTAGGATCTAAAGAAAGTGgtaccttaaagtattaagagataTATTATGTGAAAGTGTGGAATTTGAATAACTGGTAGATTATGTTATTCTTTGAGTACAACGTAGATGCTCTGAATGTCAAGTGAAAAGTTATATCTcaagaagtaaagaaacaagaatgaaaagaaagggGAATGCttttgtaaaagtattgtaaaagtttaagttagttcttgttaatatcaagtttaagCTTGATATTAACATGCCGGTCATGATCATAAATCCGGGTATCGGGTTTGGGATGTGACATTACTGACTCCAGGTTTTTACAGTTGAACCGGTCGGTTCCTAATTATTCctgattttttattgattttcgaTTTTTAGTTATAACCGAACCGAATTATTGACCGATTCTCGATTAAACGGATTGGACTGGGCAGTTTGGTCTAGTTTTCAAAACTATGGGTTAGTTAGGAGATTTAGGACCGGCATGCAATGGACATCTTTACTTTTGTGGTGTTGAGTTCcaatttgcttattttattatttgtattcTCGGATGCTACTGATAGCATTACTAAATCCCAATTCCTTAGTGACATAGAGAAGACAACCTTGGTCTCTAAAGATGGAGGCTTTGCCCTGGGGTTCTTCAGTCCCGGTAATTCCACTAACCGTTACTTGGGAATTTGGTACAACAATATCACAGTTAAAACAGTTGTTTGGGTAGCAAACCGACTTAACCCAATTAGCGACTTGTCTGGGGTGTTGATGTTAAACAGTTCAGGTAGCCTTGTTCTTCTTAGCCAGAATACGACTGTTGCTTGGTTGGCAAACTCAACAAAAGAGGTAGGGAGTCCAATTGTTGAGCTTTTAGATTCTGGAAATCTAGTATTAAGAGAAGAGAATGAAGGAAACCCAGGACGCTATTTGTGGCAAAGCTTTGACTATCCTTCTGATACGTGGCTACCTGGGATGAAGCTTGGATGGGACTTGAGGATTGGCCTGAATCGGCATCTATCTTCATGGAAGAGTCCAGATGACCCCTCACCTGGGGAACTGAGCTGGGGGATTGAACTTCATAATTACCCTGAATTTGTCATGAAGACCGGCTCCCAGAAGTACTTCCGGTCCGGCCCATGGAATGGCCTTTTTTTCAGTGGTATGCCAGATTTGAAGTCCACCCAGGATTATAGCTTCACTTATGTCTACAACAAAGATGAGGTTTACTTCAAGTTTGATATGATTCAAGAATCTATAATCACAAGAGCAGTTTTGAGCCAATCACAGTACGAGCGCTACATATGggttgaagaaaaaaacaaatggaGCATGTTATTATATTTGCCAAGAGACAAATGTGACACTTATAATTTATGTGGTGCTTATGGAAATTGTATCATGGGTGAGTCCCCTGTCTGTCAATGTGTAGAAGGATTCAAGCCTAAATCACTACAAACATGGAACCCAGAAGAGTGGAATAAGGGATGTGAACGCAGCAAGCAATTGAGCTGCCAGGATAAAGATAAAATTGCGTTTGTTAAATTTGTTGGACTCAAATTGCCAGATTCTACGAATTCTTGGGTGGAAGAAAGCATGGATTTTGAGGAATGTAGAGACAAATGTTTGAACAACTGTAATTGTACGGCTTTTACAAACTCAAATATCAGATACGGAATAAGTGGTTGTGCCATGTGGTTTGGGGATCTAATTGATATTAGACAGATCGCAGCTAATAACAGGATGGATGTTGATAGTCAGAATGTATATGTTCGAATGTCTGCATCAGAGAAAGGTAATGTGCCTATAGTCTTCGTTGCtctttaattcatattttgacaTGCCATTGAAGCTAAAATCTTTATTTCCGTCAGTTTTATTGCATTACTAAACTAAACTGTTTTTGCTTTTCTACTGCaaatccaatcaaaaagagGTGAAAAACAAGCAAAAGATGAAGGTGATAATGATAGTTGTGGTTGCCATTGCCGTAGCTTTTGGAGTACTATTGATTCTTTACTGCATTTGTAAGAGGTCAGACTCCAGAGGTAATATTACGCAAGTCATTTTACCAAGGTTCTTTGATATAACTTCTATAAATGTACAAATAAATGTACAAAGCAGCTAATAAGATCATTGAACAAGAAAAGTTGTGATGtatagccctttttttttttctttcttttttatgggaaaGTCAAACTGCGTCACTAAACCAGTTTTTTTGAAAGAGTTATGCAAGTCAAACCATGCCACTAGACCAGGATTTTGTGCAACCTTGAATCACTTCTAGTACTTGCTACAAGTGTGTTTATTTGATAGAAAATTTTGTACTTCGAGGCTATGTCTCATTCTATCCTCAAGGGCTAAGTTACTTTTGATACGATAAGTAGGACTAAGTGAAGAACTTAAAACAAGCATTTTCAAGGCTAAGTCGGTATGCTCTATTCTAATTCGAAGTATTcatagttgcaaaaaaaaaaaaaaaaagggataattacagcaaacccacctgaggtttggCCCGTTTGCACTTTACCTAcccgtggttcaaaacttatcactttaCCCACCTAAAGTTAGTTCTGTTAGccttccgtaacccacctctccatttgccgttagaaaaacacatttttaggctaaaacaaatataacaagaatCAAAAGCTAGGATTTTTCATTCCTCATGAACTTTAATAAGAACAAAGTGGAGGAACAAAACACCAATCAAATGACtcaaagaaattatttttaatccataacaatatcaacaatttcacaacaggCCAACAATCACAACAGCCCAACTATCACAACAGCCACAATCACACCAGTGCTTAACCCTTTCTTCGAAGACaattttccttttgcttcaCTCATTACAGGCGCTTCTGGTAATGAGCTCGGGTTCAATGGCACCGTCTGAGCCAATGCAGTCACTGGAGATGTATTGGTGAACGAACAAGCAGGCAAAGGACTCGACCCACATAGCCCTTCGTTCCCAGAAAAGCTTCCTTAACCAAAGCACAGCGATGGgtttcattttccttcattctTGCTTCatgggtttcattttttttgtggttttggttgtgggttcatctgatttttgtggttttggttGTGGGTTCATCTGATTTCCTTCGTTCTCGCATCCGTCTCGGTCTCAGCCTCCGTCTCGGCGGTTTGGAACAGATCCAGGAAGAGGGCCGATGGTGGTTTAGAGAGAATGGATCTCGATCTCGGCCTCCGTCTCGGCCAAAATGGAGCTCGATCTCGGCCTCCATCTCGGCCGGcagtggttttctttttttttttttctttttttgcttttgggttgtgggtttgataATGATTTGATTATGATGGGGTTATGGGTTGTGGCttgtggtggttgtggattGTGGGCGTGGTGGTGGTGCTGAGTTGTGGGTTCTaatagtggtggtggtggaatGTGTGGCAACGCTTCGtgggtttcaaaaaaaattttttttttttttttttgctttttggttgtgggttttatttgattttggctTGCTAATGGTAGTTGAACTCCATAGCTGCTGTTAGCACCACTATGAGCCACCGCCACAACAGCCAAGCTGCCATACAAGCCACCATCAAACTTTAGGTCGAAGCACTTGAACACCACCATCGGCAGGATAAACAATGGTgctgtttttctctctttggttTGTTTCTATTTTCTGTTTAATCTATGATTGggttctaaaactttttttattacagtttgggtttgaaaaatgTGAGGGATTTTGGTATGGATTCAGAGGATTTAATTGGTTTTGGATGTGcgtaattgaaaattttgaactataTTTACAAATGTTGTGTTCTAGTGTTTGTGAGGAAAAGATTTGATGGTTCGTGTTTGAACTGTGTTAtgttctatttttataaaaggGTGTTTTTCTAACGTCTGAGGGTGAGGTGGGTAACGGATGGGTAACGTATTGAGGTTtaggtgggcaaagtgataagttttgaaccacgggTAGGTAAAGTGCAAACGGGccaaacctcaggtgggttttctgtaattatcccaaaaacaaaaacaaaaacaaaaacaaaaacaaaaacaaaaacttgagaCTACAATTAACTAATTGCATGAAAAGTAAAACATTGGAAGGGAACTTACTTTCATTAACATAATGAGGCATACACAATTGAGTCTAATTCTAATCgaaaagataaatttaaaagataacaAGCAAATATGAGTGTTGGTAAATCTcttgatatattttatttgatgtaaAAAGGGGTTAAATTATGTACTTGTGGTTGTTCGAAGTATTGCTGACTGATGAGGCCCACTCAAGCAAGTAAATATATGTGGGCTCAAGCAGCGCATTTAGTTCCAGCTGCCGGCATAAGAACTCATCAAggatttcaacaaaaaaattaaatgcttttgaaattatatgtatatattccTCTGCAACCATGTAACAGAACTCAGTTATTATTTGAGCCAAGACGACATCTTATGAATCATTTTAGGATTAGATTAGAGGAACCATCTTCACGATTAAGTAGGGGAGGATTTGTTATAATTTGCTTTGAGAAACAGGACCACACAGCTTGGACTAATTGGAACTATCTTCTAGATCAAGCAGGGGAGGACTTGATATCATTTGATTTCAGCAATAAGGCCATACAACGAGGACTAATCAACAAGAAGAGGGCTGGGAAAGATAGAAATAAGGAAATGGAGCTTCCACTCTTCA
The sequence above is drawn from the Quercus lobata isolate SW786 chromosome 12, ValleyOak3.0 Primary Assembly, whole genome shotgun sequence genome and encodes:
- the LOC115971669 gene encoding G-type lectin S-receptor-like serine/threonine-protein kinase At4g27290: MDIFTFVVLSSNLLILLFVFSDATDSITKSQFLSDIEKTTLVSKDGGFALGFFSPGNSTNRYLGIWYNNITVKTVVWVANRLNPISDLSGVLMLNSSGSLVLLSQNTTVAWLANSTKEVGSPIVELLDSGNLVLREENEGNPGRYLWQSFDYPSDTWLPGMKLGWDLRIGLNRHLSSWKSPDDPSPGELSWGIELHNYPEFVMKTGSQKYFRSGPWNGLFFSGMPDLKSTQDYSFTYVYNKDEVYFKFDMIQESIITRAVLSQSQYERYIWVEEKNKWSMLLYLPRDKCDTYNLCGAYGNCIMGESPVCQCVEGFKPKSLQTWNPEEWNKGCERSKQLSCQDKDKIAFVKFVGLKLPDSTNSWVEESMDFEECRDKCLNNCNCTAFTNSNIRYGISGCAMWFGDLIDIRQIAANNRMDVDSQNVYVRMSASEKEVKNKQKMKVIMIVVVAIAVAFGVLLILYCICKRSDSRGASGNELGFNGTV